Proteins from one Mucilaginibacter jinjuensis genomic window:
- a CDS encoding alanine dehydrogenase, whose translation MSSGLYSGFSDVAKQAMMQPQESMLEVKSKKNKLYIGIPKEVSFQENRIALTPLSVALLVNNGHDIIMESNAGQAANFSDKDYSEQGAQIVYDSKQVYDAADIIIKIAPPTLKEVELMKPGQILISTLQLSTLKADCLQAMINKKITALSFEHLQDEGGSLTVIRAMSEIVGATSILIAAEYLSNVFDGKGLMLGGITGVPPTEIVILGAGTVGEYAARTAISLGAEVKVFDPSIYKLRRLQNNIGTRVFTSVVQPIVLEKAITTCDVAIGAMRAEDGRSPCIISESIVSRMKPNSVVIDVSIDQGGNFETSEVTNHTNPTFRKYDVIHYCVPNIASRVARTATYALTNIFAPILLDIGEHGGLKNVIWQKSGVRNAVYIYQGHLTNKHIGERFNIPSKDLDLLIVSHR comes from the coding sequence ATGAGTTCAGGGTTATATAGTGGGTTTTCTGATGTTGCCAAACAGGCAATGATGCAACCCCAGGAGTCGATGCTTGAAGTAAAAAGCAAGAAAAACAAACTTTACATAGGTATACCTAAAGAGGTTTCTTTCCAGGAAAACCGGATTGCCTTAACACCATTATCTGTAGCGCTGTTGGTAAACAACGGGCACGATATTATAATGGAAAGCAATGCCGGCCAAGCCGCCAATTTTTCGGATAAGGACTACAGCGAGCAGGGAGCCCAGATTGTATACGACAGTAAACAGGTTTATGACGCTGCCGACATCATCATTAAAATAGCTCCCCCCACGTTAAAAGAAGTTGAGCTGATGAAACCCGGCCAGATCCTCATCTCTACCCTGCAACTTTCTACCCTCAAAGCCGATTGCCTGCAGGCGATGATCAATAAAAAGATCACGGCGCTATCTTTCGAGCATTTGCAGGACGAAGGCGGTTCGCTAACCGTTATCCGTGCTATGAGCGAAATTGTAGGAGCAACCTCAATCCTTATCGCGGCCGAATATCTGAGCAACGTTTTTGATGGCAAAGGCCTGATGCTGGGTGGCATTACCGGCGTACCCCCTACCGAAATTGTTATTCTGGGGGCTGGTACTGTTGGCGAATATGCTGCACGTACTGCCATTTCATTGGGTGCCGAAGTAAAAGTTTTCGACCCATCAATTTATAAGCTTCGCCGTTTACAGAATAATATTGGCACCAGGGTATTCACTTCTGTAGTACAACCCATTGTGCTCGAAAAAGCGATTACCACCTGCGATGTTGCCATTGGTGCCATGCGTGCCGAAGATGGCCGCAGTCCCTGCATTATATCAGAAAGTATCGTGAGTCGTATGAAACCCAATTCGGTGGTTATTGACGTGAGTATAGATCAGGGGGGTAATTTCGAAACATCGGAAGTTACCAACCATACCAACCCTACGTTCCGCAAGTACGATGTGATCCATTATTGCGTGCCTAATATTGCATCGCGTGTGGCGCGTACGGCAACCTATGCGCTTACCAATATATTCGCACCGATACTGTTGGATATTGGCGAGCATGGGGGCTTAAAAAACGTGATCTGGCAAAAATCGGGCGTGCGCAATGCCGTATATATTTACCAGGGGCATTTAACCAATAAGCATATTGGCGAGCGGTTTAATATCCCGAGTAAAGATCTTGATTTGCTGATCGTATCGCACAGATAG
- a CDS encoding transglutaminase domain-containing protein, with product MIKPNPLKSLLCLMLVLACNNLFAQTDLQKAWQAFYANKRTESRALFTEAAKQNQSAGEALLGLSLLAQLDKPASESFDYFAKFCAQSKNPQPYIYALWTTASVNEGSGKKTPQQLAFFKDLAANRQYDGMLPAMASQMIGKHYESSKQYDKADAEYKNTGSVDSWQITGEFENISTSGFDKKYDDVLAHPEAGAIFTSKQGTKIGWREVKAPRHDHWVDFEYFSNSHNSIVFAQSFVKADEDQTVQLRTGVSGSVKVWVNDAQVLSEADERNNDLDTYIQNVKLNKGYNRILIQLGESYCDNLNFMVRLTDDKGYVLHNLTYTAQAQPYTKAAAYNLAAVQPVGITYFADKVKQNPDDDLSKILLAEAYLRNDRTFESRRLVDELKKKYPDNTFLNVMLIQIFSREDNRTGTETIKEAIKNADPHSLQALIYKYSELYNQKEFDKAADVVKEIEANYPGQEEYIYSTKIGLAGSNKNQDELVRLGEEAYLKFPDNRELVQLKYAIVKELHKDVPGSLAVLKKYVDNNDDYTMVKILSEAYFAAGNADLGYKVLNDEIANKPYATGIYSYIGNQYYNQQNYAKSEEAYLKTIAIAPTISSYYASLGKINEMSNNKDKSVSYYQKDLELNPNDYESIKSLRKLQNKKDVFAYFTDPDVDAIVKAAPKAGDYPDDNSVILNEEVQKVVYEQGGSEARKFLTVKILTQKGIESWKEYNIDTDSWQDLVVEAAEVIKANGTKVPAERNESQLVFTNLEVGDVVNMRYKVQNYEKGRLAGYFWDSFYFTHGKPYVTTKYSLLIARNQKFNSTFSQQAINPVKTSVDDFDMYVWQNNKQASLQYEDKMPPMDDVANVLYLTSIPDWKFISDWYNDMATAKARTNYEVKQVIGDLFTGKPNLSQMQKVEKIYNYITGNISYSSVSFRQSGLIPQNPAAVINTRIGDCKDVATLFVAMCKEAGIKAQLVLVKTRDNGLLSMPLPSIDFNHCMAKVNLDKQDYYIELTSQYLPFRCLYGSALNSTLLDINDESVPTDAISYLHPTTRKENNVKRNTNILFSEKNMVITEKTFETGSMAGGLRESYGELSQKDRIKRLKEAISSTYPDVEITKLDYKNIDRLNPTDTVYVNLSYQLGNVTKSIGGMSIFNLPWSSKISANDLQVSLPRTSGIDLSQMFYTDNDVESITINLPAGKKMVESMLPVTLSNDIIEYSIVPKQIGNKLILTRSFKLKKDFVPADKVPQFNTFFKKMVEADNKELAMR from the coding sequence ATGATTAAACCTAATCCCCTAAAGTCACTGTTGTGCTTGATGCTTGTGCTTGCGTGCAACAATTTGTTTGCCCAAACAGATCTTCAAAAAGCATGGCAGGCTTTTTATGCCAACAAACGTACTGAGTCAAGAGCTTTATTTACCGAGGCCGCCAAACAAAATCAATCTGCCGGCGAAGCCCTGTTAGGTTTGAGCCTTTTAGCGCAGCTGGATAAACCGGCTTCTGAATCATTCGACTATTTCGCGAAGTTTTGCGCACAAAGCAAAAACCCGCAACCCTATATTTATGCCTTGTGGACTACTGCCTCTGTAAATGAAGGGTCAGGCAAAAAAACACCTCAGCAGCTGGCCTTCTTCAAAGATTTAGCGGCCAATCGCCAGTATGATGGCATGCTACCAGCAATGGCCAGCCAAATGATAGGCAAGCATTACGAAAGCAGCAAGCAATATGATAAGGCAGATGCCGAATATAAAAACACAGGATCTGTTGATAGCTGGCAGATAACCGGCGAGTTTGAAAATATTTCGACCAGCGGTTTCGATAAAAAATATGATGATGTACTGGCCCATCCCGAAGCAGGTGCAATTTTTACCTCGAAACAAGGCACCAAAATTGGCTGGCGCGAAGTAAAAGCCCCGCGTCATGATCATTGGGTTGATTTTGAGTATTTCAGCAACTCGCACAACTCTATCGTATTTGCACAGAGCTTTGTTAAAGCCGATGAAGATCAAACCGTGCAATTACGTACCGGCGTTTCGGGTTCGGTAAAAGTATGGGTTAATGATGCACAGGTTTTATCAGAGGCCGATGAGCGTAATAACGATCTGGATACCTATATCCAAAATGTAAAACTGAATAAAGGCTATAACCGCATACTGATACAGTTGGGTGAGAGCTATTGCGATAACCTGAATTTTATGGTGAGGCTGACCGACGATAAAGGCTACGTACTACACAACCTTACTTACACTGCCCAGGCACAACCATACACTAAAGCTGCTGCTTATAATTTAGCGGCAGTTCAGCCGGTAGGCATTACCTATTTTGCCGATAAGGTTAAGCAAAACCCGGATGATGATCTATCAAAAATTTTACTGGCCGAAGCGTATCTGCGTAACGACCGCACTTTCGAATCGCGACGTTTGGTTGACGAGCTGAAAAAGAAATACCCCGACAATACATTCCTGAATGTAATGCTGATCCAGATTTTTAGTCGCGAGGATAACCGCACCGGTACCGAAACCATTAAAGAAGCCATTAAAAACGCTGACCCACACTCGCTGCAGGCATTGATCTATAAATACAGTGAATTATATAACCAGAAAGAGTTTGATAAAGCGGCTGATGTTGTAAAAGAGATCGAAGCAAATTATCCTGGCCAGGAAGAATATATTTATTCTACTAAAATTGGTCTTGCCGGTTCGAACAAGAACCAGGATGAACTGGTGCGCCTGGGTGAAGAAGCCTATCTGAAATTCCCTGACAACCGTGAGTTAGTACAGTTAAAATATGCCATTGTAAAAGAATTGCATAAAGACGTACCCGGATCATTAGCCGTACTTAAAAAGTATGTGGATAATAACGACGACTACACTATGGTTAAGATATTATCTGAAGCTTATTTTGCAGCAGGTAATGCAGATCTTGGTTACAAAGTGTTGAATGATGAAATAGCCAATAAGCCTTATGCAACTGGTATCTACTCTTACATTGGTAACCAGTATTATAACCAGCAGAATTACGCCAAATCCGAAGAAGCTTATCTGAAAACAATTGCTATTGCGCCAACCATTAGCTCTTACTACGCTTCATTGGGTAAGATCAATGAGATGAGCAATAACAAGGATAAGTCGGTTAGTTATTATCAGAAAGATCTGGAGCTGAATCCGAATGATTACGAGTCGATCAAATCACTCCGTAAACTACAGAATAAAAAAGATGTGTTCGCTTACTTTACCGACCCCGATGTTGATGCCATTGTAAAAGCCGCGCCAAAGGCTGGTGATTATCCGGATGATAACTCGGTAATCTTGAATGAAGAGGTGCAAAAAGTAGTTTATGAGCAAGGCGGATCTGAAGCCCGTAAGTTTTTAACCGTTAAGATACTAACCCAAAAGGGCATAGAAAGCTGGAAAGAATACAATATTGATACAGATAGCTGGCAGGACCTGGTTGTAGAAGCAGCCGAAGTTATTAAAGCTAACGGCACCAAAGTACCTGCCGAGCGTAACGAAAGCCAGCTTGTATTTACCAACCTCGAAGTGGGCGACGTGGTTAACATGCGCTACAAAGTACAGAACTATGAAAAAGGCCGCCTGGCCGGATACTTCTGGGATTCGTTTTACTTTACACACGGCAAGCCTTATGTGACCACCAAATACTCTTTGCTGATTGCCAGGAACCAGAAGTTTAATTCTACATTTTCGCAGCAAGCCATCAATCCGGTAAAAACCTCGGTTGATGATTTTGATATGTACGTATGGCAAAACAATAAACAAGCCAGTCTGCAATACGAAGATAAAATGCCGCCGATGGATGACGTGGCCAATGTGCTGTACCTGACATCGATTCCTGACTGGAAATTTATTTCGGACTGGTATAATGATATGGCAACGGCCAAAGCCCGCACCAACTACGAAGTGAAACAGGTAATTGGCGATCTGTTTACCGGCAAACCAAACCTAAGCCAGATGCAAAAGGTAGAAAAGATCTATAATTACATTACCGGTAATATCAGCTATAGTTCGGTATCGTTCCGCCAAAGTGGGTTGATCCCGCAGAACCCGGCAGCTGTTATCAATACCCGTATTGGCGACTGTAAGGATGTAGCTACCTTGTTTGTAGCTATGTGTAAAGAGGCCGGCATTAAAGCGCAACTGGTACTGGTTAAAACCCGCGATAATGGTTTATTAAGTATGCCGTTGCCATCAATCGACTTTAACCATTGCATGGCTAAAGTGAATTTGGATAAACAGGATTACTACATCGAATTAACTTCGCAATACCTGCCGTTTCGTTGTTTGTATGGCAGTGCGCTAAACTCAACCTTGCTGGATATTAATGACGAAAGCGTGCCGACTGATGCCATTAGCTACCTGCACCCAACTACCCGTAAAGAGAATAATGTAAAGCGTAATACCAACATTCTATTCAGCGAAAAGAATATGGTGATTACCGAAAAAACTTTCGAAACCGGTTCAATGGCCGGCGGCCTGCGCGAATCGTACGGTGAACTTTCGCAAAAAGACAGGATCAAGCGTTTAAAAGAAGCGATCTCGAGCACCTACCCGGATGTGGAAATTACCAAACTGGATTATAAAAACATCGATCGTTTAAACCCGACTGATACCGTTTATGTAAATCTCAGCTATCAACTGGGTAATGTAACCAAATCAATCGGTGGCATGTCGATCTTTAACCTGCCGTGGTCGAGCAAAATATCAGCAAACGATCTACAGGTATCTTTACCACGTACATCGGGTATCGATTTATCGCAAATGTTTTATACCGATAACGATGTGGAGAGCATTACCATTAACTTACCTGCTGGTAAAAAGATGGTAGAATCAATGCTGCCGGTTACCTTAAGTAACGACATTATTGAATACAGTATAGTACCGAAGCAAATTGGCAACAAACTGATACTAACCCGCAGCTTTAAACTCAAGAAAGACTTTGTGCCTGCCGATAAGGTACCACAGTTTAATACCTTCTTTAAAAAGATGGTAGAGGCTGATAATAAAGAATTAGCAATGCGGTAA
- a CDS encoding YihY/virulence factor BrkB family protein, translating to MKYLNKEYLSRWWCVLKATFMGFINDNGLKLSASLAYYTVFSIAPLLILVISLAGLFLGHDAITNSIYPEIKGYVGSQAAVQIQDMLKNLELSGKTGVAVVFGVITLMVGASSIFIEIQDSLNIIWRVKAKPKKGWLKLVQNRFLSFSLIVSLGFLLLVSMILNLLILALSAKLVHFLPGITVWVINGINIAIAFIVISVLFGIIFKVLPDVKIKWKDVRSGAFFTAVLFMLGKYAIGLYIELSAKTSVYGAAGSIIIILLWIYYTAAILYIGAEFTQVYAEANGSHIEPADYAVHVKQTEVEQNVKVLPPQNPELEGKLKQPAN from the coding sequence ATGAAGTATTTGAATAAAGAATATTTAAGCCGTTGGTGGTGCGTTTTAAAAGCCACCTTTATGGGTTTTATAAATGATAATGGCCTAAAGCTGAGTGCCTCACTGGCATATTATACCGTGTTTTCGATAGCACCATTGTTGATATTGGTGATCTCGCTGGCCGGATTATTTCTTGGACACGATGCTATTACTAATAGCATTTATCCCGAAATAAAAGGTTATGTAGGATCGCAGGCTGCAGTCCAGATTCAGGATATGTTGAAAAACCTGGAGCTATCGGGCAAAACAGGGGTAGCTGTGGTGTTTGGTGTAATAACTTTAATGGTGGGTGCCAGCAGTATTTTTATCGAAATCCAGGATTCGCTTAACATCATCTGGCGGGTTAAAGCCAAGCCTAAAAAGGGTTGGTTAAAGCTGGTTCAAAACAGGTTTTTGTCGTTTTCTCTGATTGTGAGCCTGGGTTTTTTACTGTTGGTATCAATGATATTAAACTTGCTCATTTTAGCCCTGAGTGCCAAATTGGTACATTTTTTACCGGGAATAACCGTTTGGGTAATTAATGGTATTAACATAGCCATTGCTTTTATTGTGATTTCGGTACTGTTCGGCATAATTTTTAAAGTACTGCCAGATGTTAAAATTAAGTGGAAAGATGTACGTTCGGGCGCATTTTTTACAGCGGTGCTGTTTATGCTTGGTAAATATGCTATTGGTTTATATATCGAGCTTTCGGCCAAAACATCAGTTTATGGGGCAGCGGGGTCTATCATTATTATTTTACTGTGGATCTATTACACCGCAGCCATTCTCTACATCGGTGCCGAGTTTACCCAGGTATATGCCGAAGCCAACGGCAGCCATATTGAACCTGCCGACTATGCCGTACATGTAAAACAAACCGAGGTGGAACAAAACGTTAAGGTGCTACCACCACAAAACCCGGAATTGGAAGGTAAATTAAAGCAACCGGCTAATTAA
- a CDS encoding FAD-dependent oxidoreductase — MIKKILFFLFLYCINTAFAETIKTDVLVIGGSASGTAAAIQCARSKIKTLLVEPGPWLGGSMTSGGICILDANKNIPSGIYGEFRKKVTEFYKKTSGYDTTYNATLKFEPYTGAAILKKITDTVKNLTVKLNTSYTTVKKDDTGWDVVIAQDGNTTTIKTKVLIDATEFADVAAKAGATLVSGAETRQDTGEKLAPETALTTLRNLTWAVVLKDYGKADKTITKPENYNPNLYACLKGKDVNKLLSDGKLPNDKYFINWCANSYPVTAEQLSPAKREEYFKTLRLQALGLVYYLQTELGYKNLSLDDEFDTPDHLPYQPYIREYRHIKGEVRMIADDIYTPYNRVSKLYRTSIGVADAMPEQNADGAVAYPPFPAYTIPLGALVVKDMENLIVTENAISVTHLVGASTCNPAVQMTLGQGAGTVAAFCAFFKTTTQHLSVRAIQGEILDFKGFLLPISDIPLTDPDFRAIQQVCATGLLQTRTEPSSGNALKILFNADSLVHTAEVKPMLNEIYTRGFLWFNKIKPGEFITVGNLLAFISEITLSEPKPLQIELQKEWKSRYKFKDDFDLNRPVTRREFAVLSNKYLNPFARRVDLSGHLVN; from the coding sequence ATGATAAAAAAAATCCTGTTTTTCCTATTCCTTTATTGCATTAATACGGCCTTTGCCGAAACCATAAAAACAGATGTGCTGGTAATAGGCGGCAGTGCCAGCGGTACCGCAGCGGCTATACAATGCGCACGCAGCAAAATTAAAACCCTATTGGTTGAACCCGGCCCCTGGCTGGGCGGCAGCATGACTTCGGGCGGCATCTGCATCCTCGATGCCAATAAAAATATCCCATCTGGCATTTATGGCGAGTTCCGCAAAAAGGTAACGGAGTTTTATAAGAAGACATCCGGTTACGATACCACCTACAATGCCACGCTAAAATTCGAGCCATACACAGGCGCAGCCATCCTCAAAAAAATAACAGACACAGTTAAAAACCTCACTGTAAAACTTAACACCAGCTACACTACCGTTAAAAAAGACGATACCGGCTGGGATGTTGTGATAGCACAGGACGGCAACACCACAACCATTAAAACCAAAGTATTAATAGATGCTACCGAATTTGCCGATGTAGCAGCGAAAGCAGGCGCAACATTAGTAAGCGGAGCAGAAACCCGGCAAGATACCGGGGAGAAACTAGCTCCAGAAACAGCATTGACCACTTTACGTAATTTAACCTGGGCTGTAGTTTTAAAAGATTACGGCAAGGCCGATAAAACGATCACTAAGCCCGAAAACTATAACCCAAACCTATATGCCTGCCTTAAAGGAAAGGATGTTAACAAACTTTTATCCGATGGTAAATTGCCTAACGATAAATACTTCATTAACTGGTGCGCAAACAGCTACCCGGTAACGGCCGAACAACTATCACCCGCCAAACGTGAAGAATATTTTAAAACATTACGCCTGCAAGCTTTAGGGTTAGTTTATTACCTGCAAACCGAATTGGGTTATAAAAATTTGAGTTTGGATGATGAATTTGATACACCGGATCATTTGCCATACCAACCATACATCCGCGAATACCGACACATAAAAGGCGAGGTGAGGATGATAGCCGATGATATTTACACGCCTTACAACCGGGTATCTAAACTATACCGAACTTCGATAGGTGTAGCCGATGCGATGCCCGAGCAAAATGCGGATGGCGCTGTAGCTTATCCTCCATTCCCCGCATATACTATTCCTCTTGGCGCGTTGGTAGTTAAGGATATGGAGAATTTAATTGTGACCGAAAACGCGATTTCTGTTACACATCTGGTTGGTGCAAGTACCTGTAACCCGGCAGTGCAAATGACGCTTGGACAGGGGGCCGGTACCGTTGCTGCCTTTTGCGCCTTCTTTAAAACTACAACTCAGCATTTAAGTGTAAGGGCAATTCAGGGCGAGATTCTTGACTTTAAAGGATTCTTGTTACCGATAAGCGATATTCCTTTAACTGATCCCGATTTTAGGGCGATACAGCAGGTATGTGCTACCGGTTTATTACAAACACGTACAGAACCATCAAGCGGTAATGCTTTGAAAATTTTGTTTAATGCTGATTCGCTGGTTCACACGGCCGAAGTAAAGCCCATGCTGAATGAGATTTATACCCGCGGCTTTCTCTGGTTTAATAAAATAAAACCGGGCGAATTTATTACCGTTGGTAACCTGCTGGCATTTATCAGCGAGATCACCCTGAGCGAACCCAAGCCATTACAGATAGAACTACAAAAGGAATGGAAAAGCCGCTACAAATTCAAAGATGATTTTGATTTGAACCGACCTGTTACCCGCCGCGAATTTGCTGTACTATCTAACAAATACTTAAATCCCTTTGCCCGCCGGGTTGATCTGAGCGGGCATTTGGTTAATTAG
- a CDS encoding YfiT family bacillithiol transferase, with translation MTDDSLRYPICKFTPPATYTKEEIAQWIADIKALPMQLRNAVIGLTNDQLNTPYRPGGWTIKQVVHHVADSHMNSIIRFKWGMTEENPTIKTYHEDRWAILGDYELPVESSLKLLEGLHQRMVALFESFTDADWDRTFFHPEAGIEITLKRNLAMYSWHSRHHLAHIQNTKF, from the coding sequence ATGACCGACGATAGCCTGAGATACCCCATTTGTAAGTTTACGCCACCGGCAACTTACACCAAAGAAGAAATTGCCCAATGGATCGCTGATATTAAAGCCCTGCCTATGCAATTGCGCAATGCTGTAATTGGGTTAACCAACGATCAGTTAAATACACCTTATCGCCCGGGCGGCTGGACCATTAAGCAAGTGGTGCACCATGTTGCCGATAGCCACATGAACTCGATTATCCGTTTTAAATGGGGCATGACAGAGGAAAACCCAACCATTAAAACTTACCACGAAGACCGCTGGGCAATATTGGGCGATTATGAATTGCCGGTTGAATCATCATTAAAATTACTGGAGGGTTTACACCAACGTATGGTAGCCTTGTTCGAATCATTTACTGATGCCGATTGGGACCGCACCTTTTTTCATCCCGAAGCAGGAATTGAAATAACTTTGAAGCGTAACCTCGCCATGTACTCCTGGCATAGCCGCCATCATTTGGCCCATATACAGAATACTAAGTTTTAG
- a CDS encoding heavy-metal-associated domain-containing protein, with translation MKFLKIFVALLVTTISIAKAQFTKAELQVSGLTCSMCSNATEKSLRKLDFIGDIKTDLNRNLFIITFKKDAIVNLDQISQKVQSAGFSVNSLKATFNFSNVKVSNNYHFNYNGTLYDFLNVGDKTLDGPVAVTVLDKNFVPASTYKKYAAMADVPCYKTGIMNGSRVYHVTI, from the coding sequence ATGAAATTCCTTAAAATATTTGTAGCCTTATTGGTTACCACCATCAGCATAGCAAAAGCACAATTTACCAAAGCAGAATTACAGGTAAGCGGCCTTACCTGCTCTATGTGCTCAAACGCTACCGAAAAATCACTCCGCAAACTCGATTTTATCGGCGACATTAAAACCGACCTTAACCGCAATCTTTTTATCATCACGTTTAAAAAAGATGCGATAGTTAATCTCGATCAAATTAGCCAAAAAGTGCAAAGCGCAGGTTTTTCTGTTAACAGCTTAAAAGCCACCTTCAACTTCAGCAATGTTAAAGTGAGTAACAATTATCACTTTAATTATAATGGCACCTTATACGACTTCCTCAACGTGGGCGATAAAACGCTCGATGGCCCGGTTGCCGTTACCGTGTTGGATAAAAACTTCGTACCTGCATCTACCTATAAAAAATACGCAGCTATGGCCGATGTTCCTTGTTATAAAACAGGGATAATGAATGGCAGCCGCGTATACCATGTAACCATTTAA
- a CDS encoding HYC_CC_PP family protein: MIKKSIALSLALLYTVTVLGFAINFHYCLNQVSSVQFDAPVKKCSTLRVVKTMKCCKDKKVEVKVKDGHQSSSLSFLAKTAVFVLPRITYPSFAEQPVQTSATIAFNRGPPDLGSQPPTYLSNRNFRI; this comes from the coding sequence ATGATAAAAAAGTCGATAGCATTATCTCTGGCCTTACTGTATACAGTAACGGTGCTGGGCTTTGCCATAAACTTTCATTATTGCTTAAACCAGGTTTCGTCGGTACAATTTGATGCGCCGGTAAAAAAATGCAGTACACTCCGCGTGGTTAAAACCATGAAATGCTGCAAAGACAAAAAGGTTGAAGTAAAGGTTAAAGACGGGCACCAAAGTTCTTCTTTATCATTCCTGGCTAAAACTGCTGTTTTTGTTTTACCGCGAATCACTTATCCAAGCTTTGCAGAGCAACCCGTTCAAACTTCGGCTACCATTGCCTTTAACCGCGGCCCGCCCGACTTAGGTAGTCAGCCACCCACTTATCTCTCCAATCGCAATTTCAGGATCTGA
- a CDS encoding OmpA family protein, which yields MKTLNFRSTFLALLIAAACMINAGCDSFTKTQKGAAVGAAGGGTIGAIIGHATGHTALGAIIGGAVGGTAGAFIGRKMDRQAAEIKQNVPGATVEREGEGIVVKFDSGILFDVDKTELKPVAKTNLQNLAASLVKNPETNILIIGHTDSTGTVAHNMDLSVRRAESVKSQIVAGGVDGARLSTQGKGPTEPVGDNKTADGRALNRRVEVVIVANDQMKAEAKQAQ from the coding sequence ATGAAAACATTAAATTTTAGAAGCACATTTTTAGCCCTGCTTATTGCAGCCGCTTGCATGATAAATGCGGGTTGCGACTCGTTTACTAAAACTCAAAAAGGAGCCGCCGTTGGTGCAGCTGGTGGTGGTACCATTGGGGCTATTATTGGCCATGCTACCGGGCATACTGCGCTGGGTGCTATTATTGGTGGTGCAGTAGGTGGTACAGCAGGTGCATTTATTGGCCGCAAAATGGATCGCCAGGCTGCAGAAATTAAACAAAACGTTCCGGGTGCTACAGTTGAGCGCGAGGGTGAGGGTATTGTGGTAAAATTTGATTCAGGGATTTTGTTTGATGTTGATAAAACAGAATTGAAGCCTGTAGCCAAAACCAACTTGCAAAACCTGGCAGCATCGCTGGTTAAAAACCCGGAAACTAATATCCTGATCATTGGCCATACTGATAGCACAGGTACAGTTGCCCACAATATGGATCTGTCTGTTCGCCGTGCCGAATCTGTAAAATCTCAAATTGTTGCCGGTGGTGTTGATGGCGCCCGTTTAAGCACGCAAGGCAAAGGCCCAACAGAACCTGTTGGCGATAACAAAACTGCCGACGGCCGTGCGTTAAACCGCCGTGTAGAGGTAGTTATTGTAGCTAACGACCAAATGAAAGCTGAAGCTAAACAAGCTCAGTAA
- a CDS encoding DUF6515 family protein → MRTTFKPLSTLFFAGLLTISIISTADAQRGGFHGGGGHFGGGYYHGGGYSHFGVGIGVGVGVGFGGYYSSFGYPRYGFIGALPYGYYPFFWGPYQYYYSGGYFYQPGPNGGYQVTAPPVGAEVPSLPKGASPINIDGVQYYEFNGVYYKNAVTPDGKKVFLVAGKDGVLNTNPEGITPPDSTATVDTAPPMPQVGDMTDQLPEGARKITLNGKKYWVTIDNIYLEEVKGQNGTSYRVVSVPEANNEQEDKDKQ, encoded by the coding sequence ATGAGAACTACATTTAAACCCCTATCTACCCTGTTTTTTGCAGGGCTTTTAACTATTTCAATTATATCTACAGCTGATGCCCAAAGAGGCGGCTTCCATGGCGGAGGTGGTCATTTTGGTGGTGGCTATTATCATGGCGGCGGCTACTCACACTTTGGCGTTGGCATCGGTGTTGGAGTAGGCGTTGGTTTCGGCGGCTACTACAGCTCATTCGGCTACCCACGTTATGGCTTTATAGGCGCATTGCCTTATGGTTATTACCCATTTTTCTGGGGTCCTTACCAATATTATTATTCAGGCGGATATTTTTATCAGCCAGGCCCAAATGGTGGTTACCAGGTAACTGCTCCGCCGGTTGGTGCCGAAGTGCCATCCTTACCTAAAGGTGCAAGCCCTATTAATATTGATGGTGTGCAGTATTATGAGTTTAACGGCGTGTATTACAAAAATGCCGTTACCCCCGATGGCAAAAAAGTGTTTTTAGTTGCCGGAAAAGATGGCGTATTGAATACCAACCCTGAGGGCATTACCCCGCCGGACAGTACAGCTACTGTTGATACAGCGCCCCCTATGCCACAAGTTGGCGATATGACGGACCAGCTGCCAGAAGGCGCACGCAAAATTACTTTGAACGGTAAAAAGTATTGGGTAACTATCGATAATATTTACCTGGAAGAAGTTAAAGGACAAAATGGCACCAGTTACCGTGTTGTTAGCGTACCTGAAGCAAATAACGAACAAGAGGATAAAGACAAACAATAA